A single window of Nitrospirota bacterium DNA harbors:
- the bioF gene encoding 8-amino-7-oxononanoate synthase → MFQERLIRLKAAGLLRERNDREGPQARHLRMEGRELLNFASNDYLGLAADPRLKEAARRALQREGTGGGAARLLGGGSTLQRELETAAAALKGAPDALLLGSGFQANTGILPALAGRGDVILSDELNHASIVDGTRLARAMTYRYRHRSMEHLEKLLGKVAVSGKRIVATDTVFSMDGTVAPLRDILSLCERYDALLYLDDAHGTGVLGGGRGALSHAGLAPGGRVIQMGTFSKALGSYGAFAAAEGAAIEWLVQAARSFVYSTALPPAVVAASLEAVRIVSREPVPEVERLWRNRELLHRGLGELGLDTGRSETPILPVFPGDVERTLRVARGLRERGIYAPAIRPPTVPTPRIRLSVTAAHGEEDVDRLLRALKDVLASL, encoded by the coding sequence GTGTTCCAGGAACGGCTCATCAGGCTCAAGGCGGCGGGGCTTCTGCGGGAAAGGAACGACCGCGAAGGCCCCCAGGCGCGCCACCTGCGGATGGAAGGCAGGGAGCTTCTGAACTTCGCCTCCAACGACTACCTGGGCCTGGCCGCGGACCCCCGCCTGAAGGAGGCGGCGCGCCGTGCCCTCCAAAGGGAGGGCACCGGGGGCGGGGCGGCCCGGCTTCTGGGCGGGGGCAGCACCCTTCAAAGAGAGCTGGAGACGGCCGCCGCCGCCCTGAAGGGCGCCCCGGACGCCCTCCTTCTGGGCTCGGGCTTCCAGGCAAACACGGGCATCCTGCCGGCCCTGGCCGGCCGGGGAGACGTCATTCTCTCCGACGAGCTCAACCACGCCAGCATCGTCGACGGCACCCGCCTGGCCCGGGCCATGACCTACCGCTACCGACACCGGAGCATGGAGCACCTGGAAAAGCTCCTGGGAAAGGTCGCCGTCTCGGGAAAGCGGATAGTGGCCACCGACACGGTCTTCAGCATGGACGGCACGGTCGCCCCCCTCCGGGACATCCTGTCGCTTTGCGAGCGCTACGACGCCCTCCTTTACCTCGACGACGCCCACGGCACCGGGGTGCTGGGCGGCGGCAGGGGGGCGCTCAGCCACGCGGGCCTTGCCCCCGGGGGACGCGTCATTCAGATGGGGACCTTCTCCAAGGCCCTGGGCTCCTACGGCGCCTTCGCTGCGGCGGAGGGGGCCGCCATAGAGTGGCTCGTGCAGGCGGCGCGAAGCTTCGTCTACTCCACGGCCCTTCCCCCCGCGGTGGTCGCGGCCTCGCTGGAGGCCGTGCGCATCGTCTCCCGCGAGCCCGTGCCGGAGGTCGAGAGGCTCTGGAGAAACAGGGAGCTCCTGCACCGGGGGCTCGGCGAGCTGGGCCTCGACACAGGCCGCTCCGAAACGCCCATTCTCCCGGTTTTCCCCGGAGACGTGGAGCGCACGCTCCGCGTGGCCCGGGGCCTTCGCGAGCGGGGCATCTACGCACCGGCCATCCGCCCGCCCACCGTACCCACGCCCCGGATACGCCTGAGCGTGACCGCCGCCCACGGCGAAGAGGACGTGGACAGGCTCCTCCGGGCGCTCAAGGACGTGCTGGCCTCCCTATGA
- a CDS encoding ATP synthase F0 subunit B → MLELNYWFFVLVANFLVLTYILNRILFAPLLKLFREREEAISGRLMAARGMTEDREARLEELKREMAAASARARDAFDALKQEGLERQRELLKKTGDEASALVEKAREEIRAESDRARQSLRKDVETFSEDIVSKLIGV, encoded by the coding sequence GTGCTGGAACTGAACTATTGGTTTTTTGTCCTCGTGGCGAACTTCCTCGTCCTGACGTACATCCTGAACCGCATACTTTTCGCTCCTCTGCTCAAGCTGTTTCGGGAAAGGGAGGAGGCCATATCCGGCAGGCTCATGGCGGCGCGGGGCATGACCGAGGACCGGGAGGCCAGGCTGGAGGAGCTCAAGCGCGAGATGGCCGCCGCCTCGGCGCGGGCGCGGGATGCCTTCGATGCCCTGAAGCAGGAGGGGCTGGAGAGGCAGAGGGAGCTTCTGAAGAAGACGGGGGATGAGGCTTCCGCCCTGGTGGAGAAGGCGCGGGAGGAAATCAGGGCCGAGTCCGACCGGGCCCGCCAGTCCCTCAGGAAGGACGTGGAGACCTTCTCCGAGGACATCGTAAGCAAGCTTATAGGGGTATGA
- a CDS encoding histidine kinase dimerization/phosphoacceptor domain -containing protein produces the protein MTNEQFLTQLIRLRRRVRDLEERALGAGPPPGGPETRAPSAAAGPLFEHAINGIATFQVLEDERGRPRDFVFLDVNPAFESLTGLSPDRVRGRSAPEMLPPVRGLEGGWRNFLADASRSAEPLQVELYCESFRGWLSVSARRLRQGSLVASFSDITERVTAEEALRESEERFRSIYDQSPLGVELYDREGWLLYANRASLDIFGVREPFEMRRVKLFDDPHIPAKAKGKLLEGKKVSFTVPFDLEREKKERQVRSRKSGVLYVEMHIAPLGPDLRDYGYLMQLQDVTARKLKEEEQARARDELERIVGERTRELSEANKRLRAEMSGREQVEARLRESVREKEILLKEVYHRVKNNLLMISSLLRLQSAQLKDREARDLFRESRDRVRSMSLIHEKLYQSADMASIDLRDYIRNLAVYLFRSYSTDASNVNLVIDVPPVSLDVDTIIPCGLILNELISNALKHAFPEGRTGEVRISLRQEDENSYELLVRDTGAGLPAGLDVRRTETLGMQLVCSLAEQLGGRLEVQSDGGTSFRITFREKASPASS, from the coding sequence ATGACCAATGAACAGTTCCTGACACAGCTCATCCGTCTCAGGCGGCGGGTGCGGGACCTGGAGGAGAGGGCCCTCGGTGCGGGGCCACCCCCCGGCGGACCGGAGACCCGCGCCCCGTCCGCCGCAGCCGGTCCCCTTTTTGAGCATGCCATCAACGGCATCGCCACGTTTCAGGTCCTCGAAGACGAGAGGGGCCGCCCCCGGGACTTTGTCTTTCTGGACGTAAACCCCGCCTTCGAGAGCCTAACGGGCCTTTCCCCCGACAGGGTGCGGGGCAGGAGCGCTCCGGAGATGCTGCCCCCGGTGCGGGGCCTGGAGGGGGGCTGGAGGAACTTCCTGGCCGATGCGTCCCGCTCGGCGGAGCCCCTGCAGGTGGAACTCTACTGCGAGAGCTTCCGGGGGTGGCTCTCCGTCTCCGCCCGCCGCTTGCGCCAGGGCTCCCTGGTGGCGAGCTTCTCCGACATAACCGAGCGGGTCACGGCCGAGGAGGCCCTCCGGGAAAGCGAGGAGAGGTTCCGGAGCATCTATGACCAGTCGCCCCTGGGGGTGGAGCTGTATGACCGGGAGGGCTGGCTTCTCTATGCCAACAGGGCGAGCCTGGACATCTTCGGCGTCCGGGAGCCCTTCGAGATGAGGCGGGTCAAGCTCTTCGACGACCCGCACATCCCGGCAAAGGCAAAGGGCAAGCTCCTGGAGGGCAAGAAGGTCTCCTTCACCGTCCCCTTCGACCTGGAAAGGGAGAAGAAGGAGCGCCAGGTCCGGAGCCGGAAGTCCGGGGTCCTTTACGTGGAGATGCACATTGCCCCGCTGGGGCCGGACCTGCGGGACTATGGGTATCTGATGCAGCTTCAGGACGTCACCGCGCGCAAGCTCAAGGAGGAAGAGCAGGCCCGGGCCCGGGACGAGCTGGAGCGTATCGTGGGCGAACGCACCCGGGAGCTGAGCGAGGCGAACAAGAGGCTCCGGGCCGAGATGAGCGGACGGGAGCAGGTGGAGGCACGCCTGCGCGAATCGGTCAGAGAAAAGGAAATCCTTCTCAAGGAGGTCTACCACCGGGTCAAGAACAACCTGCTGATGATATCCAGCCTCCTGAGGCTCCAGTCCGCGCAGCTGAAGGACCGGGAGGCCCGGGACCTCTTCAGGGAGAGCCGCGACAGGGTGCGCTCCATGAGCCTCATCCATGAGAAGCTTTATCAGTCCGCGGACATGGCCAGCATCGACCTCAGGGACTACATCCGCAACCTGGCCGTCTACCTCTTCCGCTCCTACAGCACCGACGCCTCCAACGTCAACCTCGTCATCGACGTGCCTCCCGTCTCCCTGGACGTCGACACCATCATCCCCTGCGGCCTTATCCTGAACGAGCTCATCAGCAACGCCCTGAAGCACGCCTTTCCCGAAGGCAGGACCGGGGAGGTGCGCATCAGTCTCCGGCAGGAGGACGAAAACAGCTACGAGCTTCTCGTCCGGGACACCGGGGCGGGCCTTCCCGCGGGCCTTGACGTCCGCCGCACCGAGACCCTGGGGATGCAGCTCGTCTGCTCCCTGGCGGAGCAGCTCGGCGGGAGGCTTGAGGTGCAAAGCGACGGGGGGACGTCCTTCAGGATAACCTTCCGGGAGAAGGCCTCACCGGCCTCCTCATAG